One segment of Falco peregrinus isolate bFalPer1 chromosome 4, bFalPer1.pri, whole genome shotgun sequence DNA contains the following:
- the SYTL2 gene encoding synaptotagmin-like protein 2 isoform X1 — translation MGVTEELLFGRINQRNSISPASFISEDTQLVKERMKLKKGEENEEQNDKSLTEFDCTKAEEKEHGREIKEQNIKSNLLEHEEHKLPAQKCELEKAIQEKRRIREIRAFWEGDKTIPSHGEQEVSINSNASGGSTLKSLGGSDKIKPAAIYLPNGLGDQSKNMLSSAELSCASQASRNKHQNSFEFGSGHAVGKSKRTLPPDEVHVYTELPKASNLQSRVGATSASPENKEKEVDGKETLKGKAAACFRQKPSFQVLSLKEKINEKLKNQISDPSRFQSLRNFWDTGVKLQSSIDRGDVSLPDSTSPVTCERKSKEDKKSTDNASKQELIQQQTQTSEREKTRKLDSLVCELPLESPTLNGLNLTHTQNTDFIQPDRKPVTPKPQKKMGLPDQEVKECVEKSIVSSKGHHVSLQLLQSPDDKDASKESAVDDWLCLPVEKVGNKTTPLDVSLPKEEVAETMDKVVLPKAELDVFKFGLKKLEKEASETSSSLNLKENILKGKVLHSNQCKVFERTVEQSHDISPADKKVGKSTGKVNVLSTDEHENKKSLREQFREFEGFCLQHKAADKDTLEGSQRPQAALQNLLRETFASQPSEYRRVGMQTSDDVNSMSQTNCSVESTCQEDTSQPEEVSETIEKSVAPSKVSGLSSAVEKLLKEASETPPPKPKGADSMEQRTAEVQVISTTHEHDRELLQETGETRERSAPSKAEYRVFDVNLQKLPKEVSETSASVLENMDKKMQSKMQMSLSVHALHQERDHPQEIQEKIEKNYVSNAVKFNEFNSSLEKLIQDASEGPCPVSRELHKWEKFGDHMFPSQKETTFMTLLQPHSPLRRYRTRMKITVKGGAPEQNIKASVNDLAVNETEGSDLPERNGGINKIEKRNMAPADLPPLEGEVNMTAVKPFKINEKGRKDGSTSLDTSEKHSEFKALLKFRRASTPLKDESSSSQPEGAQICLMSQHEENDEEEGVGSNLGSGFSDENSDSHCGTRSSTCSEEEINPVLMALKRSADRKMPSKSLEDIPSATSNKGKINNPKEELALSAEDGPKPDQHQERNENAAGISTVPSQPDKLFSNPEKLKGLSKSVPSFLQEESDDRETDTTSESSYSFGRIKKSPSSLTNLSGSSGMASLSSVSGSLMSIYSADFGNVDVKGNIQFAIDYVEQLNELHIFICQCKDLAMADVKRQRSDPYVKTYLLPEKYKLGKRKTSVKKKTFNPVYNEILRYKIEKDLLKNQSLNISVWHNDTFGRNSFLGEVELDLGTWDWNDKSNKQINWFPLKPRTSTMAFKLENRGEMKLALQYVPHPVGGKKSLSTGEVHIWVKECRDLPLLRGNRLNSFIKCTILPDTSRKSRQKTRTVTKTTNPIFNHTMVYDGFRPEDLKEACVELTVWDHNKLANHFLGGLRIGLGTGKSYGTTVDWMDSTSDETALWQKMMNSPNTWVEDILPLRMLMVAKLTK, via the exons ATGGGAGTTACGGAAGAGTTACTGTTTGGAAGGATTAATCAACGGAACAGTATTTCACCTGcatcatttatttcagaagataCGCAGCTGGTAAAAGAGAGGATGAAACTTAAGAAGGGGGAAGAGAATGAGGAACAAAATGACAAATCACTAACTGAATTTGACTGtacaaaagctgaagaaaaagaacatggaCGAGAAATCAaggaacaaaatataaaatcgAATCTCTTGGAACATGAAGAACACAAGTTACCAGCTCAAAAATGTGAACTGGAGAAGGcaatacaagaaaaaagaagaataagGGAGATCAGAGCATTCTGGGAGGGGGATAAAACTATCCCCAGTCATGGAGAGCAAGAAGTTAGTATCAATTCTAATGCATCAGGTGGCAGTACATTAAAGAGTCTTGGAGGAagtgacaaaataaaaccagctgcCATATACCTACCTAATGGATTGGGTGATCAAAGCAAGAATATGCTAAGTAGTGCTGAACTAAGTTGTGCAAGCCAGGCTTCaagaaacaaacaccaaaactcTTTTGAGTTTGGATCAGGCCATGCAGTTGGAAAGTCAAAAAGAACGCTTCCACCTGATGAAGTTCACGTATATACAGAATTGCCAAAAGCCAGTAACTTGCAGTCAAGAGTTGGTGCCACTTCAGCTTccccagaaaacaaagagaaagaagtagatgggaaagaaacacttaaaggaaaagctgctgcttgtttccGACAGAAGCCCAGCTTCCAggttttgtctttaaaagaaaaaattaatgagaagCTGAAGAATCAAATTTCAGATCCTTCACGGTTCCAGAGTTTGAGAAATTTCTGGGATACTGGGGTTAAGTTACAGAGTAGCATTGACAGGGGAGATGTTTCTTTGCCAGATAGTACCAGTCCAGTAACctgtgaaagaaaatcaaaggaagataaaaaaagcacagataaTGCGAGCAAGCAAGAGTTAATtcaacaacaaacccaaacatctgagagagaaaaaacacgGAAACTAGATTCTCTGGTATGTGAACTGCCTCTAGAATCTCCTACCCTGAATGGTCTGAActtgacacacacacaaaatacagacTTTATCCAGCCGGACAGAAAACCAGTTaccccaaaaccacagaaaaagatGGGTCTTCCAGATCAAGAAGTTAAAGAATGTGTAGAAAAAAGTATAGTTTCATCAAAAGGAcatcatgtttccctgcagttgctCCAATCACCTGATGATAAAGATGCTTCAAAGGAGTCAGCAGTAGATGATTGGCTATGTTTACCTGTAGAAAAAGTGGGGAACAAGACTACTCCATTAGATGTCAGTCTCCCTAAAGAAGAAGTTGCAGAGACCATGGATAAGGTTGTTCTACCTAAAGCTGAACTTGATGTATTTAAATTTGGCCTaaagaaattagaaaaggaAGCCTCTGAGACGTCATCTAGCTTGAacctaaaagaaaacattttgaaagggaAAGTTCTTCACTCAAATCAGTGCAAGGTCTTTGAAAGAACAGTAGAACAGAGCCATGACATTTCTCCTGCCGATAAAAAAGTAGGGAAGAGCACAGGAAAAGTGAATGTGCTATCGACAGAtgagcatgaaaacaaaaaaagcctcagGGAACAGTTTAGGGAATTTGAAGGTTTCTGTCTACAGCACAAGGCAGCAGACAAAGATACTCTTGAGGGTTCCCAGAGGCCTCAAGCTGCTTTGCAGAACCTGCTTAGAGAAACCTTTGCATCTCAACCTTCTGAATACAGAAGGGTGGGAATGCAAACATCTGATGATGTGAACAGTATGTCACAAACTAATTGTAGTGTAGAATCAACATGCCAAGAAGATACTAGTCAGCCTGAAGAGGTCAGTGAGACCATAGAAAAGTCTGTTGCCCCATCCAAGGTCAGCGGCTTGAGTTCTGCTGTAGAGAAGTTGCTGAAGGAGGCCTCAGAAACACCCCCTCCTAAACCCAAAGGTGCTGACAGCATGGAACAGAGGACTGCTGAGGTGCAAGTTATAAGCACAACCCATGAGCATGATAGAGAATTGCTGCAGGAAACTGGTGAGACCAGAGAAAGATCTGCACCATCCAAGGCTGAATATAGAGTATTTGACGTTAATTTGCAGAAACTACCAAAAGAGGTCTCTGAAACATCAGCTTCTGTGCTGGAAAACATGgataagaaaatgcaaagtaaaatgcAGATGAGTCTAAGTGTGCATGCTCTGCATCAAGAGAGAGATCATCCtcaagaaatacaagaaaaaatagaaaaaaattatgtttcaaaCGCTGTAAAATTCAATGAATTCAATAGCTCTTTAGAAAAACTTATTCAAGATGCATCTGAAGGTCCATGTCCAGTATCCAGAGAGTTACATAAATGGGAAAAGTTTGGGGATCATATGTTTCCATCACAAAAAGAGACTACATTCATGACACTGTTACAGCCACATAGTCCTTTAAGAAGGTATCGTACACGGATGAAGATAACTGTCAAAGGGGGAGCTCCAGAACAAAACATCAAAGCTTCAGTAAATGATCTTGCAGTAAATGAAACTGAGGGTTCTGATCTTCCTGAAAGAAATGGAGGTATTAATAAAATAGAGAAGAGAAACATGGCTCCAGCTGATCTTCCTCCCTTGGAAGGAGAGGTCAATATGACTGCAGTCAAGCCATTCAAGATaaatgagaaaggaaggaaagacgGAAGCACATCCTTGGATACCTCTGAAAAGCATTCAGAATTTAAAGCATTGTTGAAATTCAGAAGAGCAAGCACACCACTAAAAGATGAGAGCAGCTCCTCCCAGCCAGAAGGAGCTCAAATCTGCCTAATGTCTCAGCATGAGGAAAATGATGAAGAGGAAGGGGTCGGCTCAAATTTGGGATCTGgtttttcagatgaaaactCTGATTCCCACTGTGGAACCAGAAGTTCAACTT gttcagaagaagaaataaacccTGTTTTGATGGCTTTGAAAAGGAGTGCAGATAGGAAAATGCCTTCCAAAAGTCTAGAGGACATTCCATCAGCCACCTCAA ataaaggaaaaataaataatccaaaGGAAGAATTAGCTCTTAGTGCTGAAGATG GTCCAAAACCTGATCAGCATCAAGAGAGGAATGAAAATGCAGCAGGAA TTTCCACAGTGCCTTCACAGCCTGATAAGCTGTTTTCCAATCCTGAAAAACTCAAAGGACTGAGCAAGTCAGTACCATCATTCCTACAGGAAGAG AGCGATGACAGAGAGACAGATACAACATCAGAAAGCAGTTATTCCTTTGGCAGAATCAAGAAGAGCCCCAGCTCTCTAACCAATCTTAGTGGCTCTTCTGGCATGGCCTCCTTATCCTCT GTGAGCGGAAGCCTAATGAGCATCTATAGTGCAGACTTTGGCAACGTTGATGTGAAGGGGAACATTCAGTTTGCTATTGATTATGTAGAACAGCTGAATGAGCTCCACATTTTTATTTGCCAGTGTAAAGACTTGGCAATGGCAGATGTTAAGCGACAGCGTTCAGACCC GTATGTAAAGACGTACCTGCTTCCAGAGAAATACAAGCTGGGCAAACGGAAGACCTctgtcaaaaagaaaacctttaatCCAGTCTATAATGAAATACTGCGG TATAAAATTGAGAAGGATCTTCTAAAGAACCAAAGTCTTAATATCTCTGTCTGGCACAATGATACCTTTGGGAGGAATAGCTTCCTTGGTGAAGTGGAGCTGGATTTAGGAACTTGGGACTGGAATGATAAATCCAACAAGCAGATCAACTGGTTTCCACTCAAGCCAAGG acttCAACAATGGCTTTTAAACTAGAAAACAGAGGGGAGATGAAACTAGCCCTCCAGTATGTCCCACACCCTGTTGGAG gAAAGAAGTCTCTATCTACTGGTGAGGTCCACATCTGGGTGAAGGAATGCCGTGACCTTCCCCTTCTGAGAGGCAACAGGCTCAACTCTTTTATTAAGTG TACCATTCTTCCAGATACTAGCAGAAAAAGTCgacagaaaacaagaacagtgACAAAAACGACAAACCCAATATTCAACCACACCATGGTCTACGATGGCTTTAGGCCAGAAGATTTGAAAGAAGCCTGTGTAGAGCTCACAGTCTGGGATCACAACAAACTAGCCAACCACTTTCTGGGAGGTCTCAGGATAGGCCTTGGAACAG GCAAAAGCTATGGAACCACAGTAGACTGGATGGATTCTACTTCAGACGAAACTGCCTTATGGCAGAAGATGATGAACTCTCCCAACACATGGGTAGAAGATATACTACCTCTCAGGATGCTAATGGTTGCAAAATTGACAAAATAA
- the SYTL2 gene encoding synaptotagmin-like protein 2 isoform X2, producing MGVTEELLFGRINQRNSISPASFISEDTQLVKERMKLKKGEENEEQNDKSLTEFDCTKAEEKEHGREIKEQNIKSNLLEHEEHKLPAQKCELEKAIQEKRRIREIRAFWEGDKTIPSHGEQEVSINSNASGGSTLKSLGGSDKIKPAAIYLPNGLGDQSKNMLSSAELSCASQASRNKHQNSFEFGSGHAVGKSKRTLPPDEVHVYTELPKASNLQSRVGATSASPENKEKEVDGKETLKGKAAACFRQKPSFQVLSLKEKINEKLKNQISDPSRFQSLRNFWDTGVKLQSSIDRGDVSLPDSTSPVTCERKSKEDKKSTDNASKQELIQQQTQTSEREKTRKLDSLVCELPLESPTLNGLNLTHTQNTDFIQPDRKPVTPKPQKKMGLPDQEVKECVEKSIVSSKGHHVSLQLLQSPDDKDASKESAVDDWLCLPVEKVGNKTTPLDVSLPKEEVAETMDKVVLPKAELDVFKFGLKKLEKEASETSSSLNLKENILKGKVLHSNQCKVFERTVEQSHDISPADKKVGKSTGKVNVLSTDEHENKKSLREQFREFEGFCLQHKAADKDTLEGSQRPQAALQNLLRETFASQPSEYRRVGMQTSDDVNSMSQTNCSVESTCQEDTSQPEEVSETIEKSVAPSKVSGLSSAVEKLLKEASETPPPKPKGADSMEQRTAEVQVISTTHEHDRELLQETGETRERSAPSKAEYRVFDVNLQKLPKEVSETSASVLENMDKKMQSKMQMSLSVHALHQERDHPQEIQEKIEKNYVSNAVKFNEFNSSLEKLIQDASEGPCPVSRELHKWEKFGDHMFPSQKETTFMTLLQPHSPLRRYRTRMKITVKGGAPEQNIKASVNDLAVNETEGSDLPERNGGINKIEKRNMAPADLPPLEGEVNMTAVKPFKINEKGRKDGSTSLDTSEKHSEFKALLKFRRASTPLKDESSSSQPEGAQICLMSQHEENDEEEGVGSNLGSGFSDENSDSHCGTRSSTCSEEEINPVLMALKRSADRKMPSKSLEDIPSATSNKGKINNPKEELALSAEDVSTVPSQPDKLFSNPEKLKGLSKSVPSFLQEESDDRETDTTSESSYSFGRIKKSPSSLTNLSGSSGMASLSSVSGSLMSIYSADFGNVDVKGNIQFAIDYVEQLNELHIFICQCKDLAMADVKRQRSDPYVKTYLLPEKYKLGKRKTSVKKKTFNPVYNEILRYKIEKDLLKNQSLNISVWHNDTFGRNSFLGEVELDLGTWDWNDKSNKQINWFPLKPRTSTMAFKLENRGEMKLALQYVPHPVGGKKSLSTGEVHIWVKECRDLPLLRGNRLNSFIKCTILPDTSRKSRQKTRTVTKTTNPIFNHTMVYDGFRPEDLKEACVELTVWDHNKLANHFLGGLRIGLGTGKSYGTTVDWMDSTSDETALWQKMMNSPNTWVEDILPLRMLMVAKLTK from the exons ATGGGAGTTACGGAAGAGTTACTGTTTGGAAGGATTAATCAACGGAACAGTATTTCACCTGcatcatttatttcagaagataCGCAGCTGGTAAAAGAGAGGATGAAACTTAAGAAGGGGGAAGAGAATGAGGAACAAAATGACAAATCACTAACTGAATTTGACTGtacaaaagctgaagaaaaagaacatggaCGAGAAATCAaggaacaaaatataaaatcgAATCTCTTGGAACATGAAGAACACAAGTTACCAGCTCAAAAATGTGAACTGGAGAAGGcaatacaagaaaaaagaagaataagGGAGATCAGAGCATTCTGGGAGGGGGATAAAACTATCCCCAGTCATGGAGAGCAAGAAGTTAGTATCAATTCTAATGCATCAGGTGGCAGTACATTAAAGAGTCTTGGAGGAagtgacaaaataaaaccagctgcCATATACCTACCTAATGGATTGGGTGATCAAAGCAAGAATATGCTAAGTAGTGCTGAACTAAGTTGTGCAAGCCAGGCTTCaagaaacaaacaccaaaactcTTTTGAGTTTGGATCAGGCCATGCAGTTGGAAAGTCAAAAAGAACGCTTCCACCTGATGAAGTTCACGTATATACAGAATTGCCAAAAGCCAGTAACTTGCAGTCAAGAGTTGGTGCCACTTCAGCTTccccagaaaacaaagagaaagaagtagatgggaaagaaacacttaaaggaaaagctgctgcttgtttccGACAGAAGCCCAGCTTCCAggttttgtctttaaaagaaaaaattaatgagaagCTGAAGAATCAAATTTCAGATCCTTCACGGTTCCAGAGTTTGAGAAATTTCTGGGATACTGGGGTTAAGTTACAGAGTAGCATTGACAGGGGAGATGTTTCTTTGCCAGATAGTACCAGTCCAGTAACctgtgaaagaaaatcaaaggaagataaaaaaagcacagataaTGCGAGCAAGCAAGAGTTAATtcaacaacaaacccaaacatctgagagagaaaaaacacgGAAACTAGATTCTCTGGTATGTGAACTGCCTCTAGAATCTCCTACCCTGAATGGTCTGAActtgacacacacacaaaatacagacTTTATCCAGCCGGACAGAAAACCAGTTaccccaaaaccacagaaaaagatGGGTCTTCCAGATCAAGAAGTTAAAGAATGTGTAGAAAAAAGTATAGTTTCATCAAAAGGAcatcatgtttccctgcagttgctCCAATCACCTGATGATAAAGATGCTTCAAAGGAGTCAGCAGTAGATGATTGGCTATGTTTACCTGTAGAAAAAGTGGGGAACAAGACTACTCCATTAGATGTCAGTCTCCCTAAAGAAGAAGTTGCAGAGACCATGGATAAGGTTGTTCTACCTAAAGCTGAACTTGATGTATTTAAATTTGGCCTaaagaaattagaaaaggaAGCCTCTGAGACGTCATCTAGCTTGAacctaaaagaaaacattttgaaagggaAAGTTCTTCACTCAAATCAGTGCAAGGTCTTTGAAAGAACAGTAGAACAGAGCCATGACATTTCTCCTGCCGATAAAAAAGTAGGGAAGAGCACAGGAAAAGTGAATGTGCTATCGACAGAtgagcatgaaaacaaaaaaagcctcagGGAACAGTTTAGGGAATTTGAAGGTTTCTGTCTACAGCACAAGGCAGCAGACAAAGATACTCTTGAGGGTTCCCAGAGGCCTCAAGCTGCTTTGCAGAACCTGCTTAGAGAAACCTTTGCATCTCAACCTTCTGAATACAGAAGGGTGGGAATGCAAACATCTGATGATGTGAACAGTATGTCACAAACTAATTGTAGTGTAGAATCAACATGCCAAGAAGATACTAGTCAGCCTGAAGAGGTCAGTGAGACCATAGAAAAGTCTGTTGCCCCATCCAAGGTCAGCGGCTTGAGTTCTGCTGTAGAGAAGTTGCTGAAGGAGGCCTCAGAAACACCCCCTCCTAAACCCAAAGGTGCTGACAGCATGGAACAGAGGACTGCTGAGGTGCAAGTTATAAGCACAACCCATGAGCATGATAGAGAATTGCTGCAGGAAACTGGTGAGACCAGAGAAAGATCTGCACCATCCAAGGCTGAATATAGAGTATTTGACGTTAATTTGCAGAAACTACCAAAAGAGGTCTCTGAAACATCAGCTTCTGTGCTGGAAAACATGgataagaaaatgcaaagtaaaatgcAGATGAGTCTAAGTGTGCATGCTCTGCATCAAGAGAGAGATCATCCtcaagaaatacaagaaaaaatagaaaaaaattatgtttcaaaCGCTGTAAAATTCAATGAATTCAATAGCTCTTTAGAAAAACTTATTCAAGATGCATCTGAAGGTCCATGTCCAGTATCCAGAGAGTTACATAAATGGGAAAAGTTTGGGGATCATATGTTTCCATCACAAAAAGAGACTACATTCATGACACTGTTACAGCCACATAGTCCTTTAAGAAGGTATCGTACACGGATGAAGATAACTGTCAAAGGGGGAGCTCCAGAACAAAACATCAAAGCTTCAGTAAATGATCTTGCAGTAAATGAAACTGAGGGTTCTGATCTTCCTGAAAGAAATGGAGGTATTAATAAAATAGAGAAGAGAAACATGGCTCCAGCTGATCTTCCTCCCTTGGAAGGAGAGGTCAATATGACTGCAGTCAAGCCATTCAAGATaaatgagaaaggaaggaaagacgGAAGCACATCCTTGGATACCTCTGAAAAGCATTCAGAATTTAAAGCATTGTTGAAATTCAGAAGAGCAAGCACACCACTAAAAGATGAGAGCAGCTCCTCCCAGCCAGAAGGAGCTCAAATCTGCCTAATGTCTCAGCATGAGGAAAATGATGAAGAGGAAGGGGTCGGCTCAAATTTGGGATCTGgtttttcagatgaaaactCTGATTCCCACTGTGGAACCAGAAGTTCAACTT gttcagaagaagaaataaacccTGTTTTGATGGCTTTGAAAAGGAGTGCAGATAGGAAAATGCCTTCCAAAAGTCTAGAGGACATTCCATCAGCCACCTCAA ataaaggaaaaataaataatccaaaGGAAGAATTAGCTCTTAGTGCTGAAGATG TTTCCACAGTGCCTTCACAGCCTGATAAGCTGTTTTCCAATCCTGAAAAACTCAAAGGACTGAGCAAGTCAGTACCATCATTCCTACAGGAAGAG AGCGATGACAGAGAGACAGATACAACATCAGAAAGCAGTTATTCCTTTGGCAGAATCAAGAAGAGCCCCAGCTCTCTAACCAATCTTAGTGGCTCTTCTGGCATGGCCTCCTTATCCTCT GTGAGCGGAAGCCTAATGAGCATCTATAGTGCAGACTTTGGCAACGTTGATGTGAAGGGGAACATTCAGTTTGCTATTGATTATGTAGAACAGCTGAATGAGCTCCACATTTTTATTTGCCAGTGTAAAGACTTGGCAATGGCAGATGTTAAGCGACAGCGTTCAGACCC GTATGTAAAGACGTACCTGCTTCCAGAGAAATACAAGCTGGGCAAACGGAAGACCTctgtcaaaaagaaaacctttaatCCAGTCTATAATGAAATACTGCGG TATAAAATTGAGAAGGATCTTCTAAAGAACCAAAGTCTTAATATCTCTGTCTGGCACAATGATACCTTTGGGAGGAATAGCTTCCTTGGTGAAGTGGAGCTGGATTTAGGAACTTGGGACTGGAATGATAAATCCAACAAGCAGATCAACTGGTTTCCACTCAAGCCAAGG acttCAACAATGGCTTTTAAACTAGAAAACAGAGGGGAGATGAAACTAGCCCTCCAGTATGTCCCACACCCTGTTGGAG gAAAGAAGTCTCTATCTACTGGTGAGGTCCACATCTGGGTGAAGGAATGCCGTGACCTTCCCCTTCTGAGAGGCAACAGGCTCAACTCTTTTATTAAGTG TACCATTCTTCCAGATACTAGCAGAAAAAGTCgacagaaaacaagaacagtgACAAAAACGACAAACCCAATATTCAACCACACCATGGTCTACGATGGCTTTAGGCCAGAAGATTTGAAAGAAGCCTGTGTAGAGCTCACAGTCTGGGATCACAACAAACTAGCCAACCACTTTCTGGGAGGTCTCAGGATAGGCCTTGGAACAG GCAAAAGCTATGGAACCACAGTAGACTGGATGGATTCTACTTCAGACGAAACTGCCTTATGGCAGAAGATGATGAACTCTCCCAACACATGGGTAGAAGATATACTACCTCTCAGGATGCTAATGGTTGCAAAATTGACAAAATAA